GCACCGGATGACCGAGACGCACCGCGCGTCCGCGGTCGCCGCGCTGCGGCGCGTCCACGCCGATCTGCGGAGCCCGGTATGAAACGCCTTGTCGTGGCGGGGTTTCTGCTCCTGGCCGTCGTGGAACTCGCGGCGCTCGCGGTGCCGGACCGCGCCGTGATCGGCTGGGCCACCGGCGGTGCGCTCGCTGTGCTGCTGATCGCGGTGCGCTGGGCGTTGCGCGACGATCCTCCCACCGACGAGCGCAGCACGGCAGCACAGGACGCGGCCGAACTGCTCGCGCGTTGGCAGTCGGAGACCGAGATTCTCATCAGCCGAGCCGATTCCACCCGCAGCCAGTGGGACCGCCATCTGCGGCCGCGGTTGGCCAGGGAGTTCGCGGCGGCCACCGGGCAACGGCTGGTCGGGGACCGGTCGGCGTTCGGTGCCGCAGGCCGGATGCTGTTCGGAGACCGGTTGTGGCAGTGGGTGGATCCGAACAACGTCACCTCCGCCCACGACGACGAACCGGGGCCGGGGCGCGCGGTGCTCGGCGAGATCCTGCAACGATTGGAGCAGCTGTGACCAGTCAGGCGAAAGTGGACGTGGCCACGGCGGCGACCGCACGGTCGGTGCTCGACGAGATCGAGAAGGCGGTCGTGGGCAAGCGCGACGCGCTCACCCTCATCCTGACGACCCTGCTGGCCCGCGGGCACGTGCTCATCGAGGACCTGCCCGGTCTCGGCAAGACGCTCATCGCCCGATCCTTCGCCGCCGCACTGGGTTTGAAGTTCACCCGGGTGCAGTTCACACCCGACCTGCTGCCCGCGGACCTGCTCGGCTCCACGGTGTACGACATGCAGTCCGGCCGGTTCGAATTCCGGCCCGGCCCGATCTTCACCAACCTGCTGCTGGCCGACGAGATCAACCGCACCCCGCCCAAGACCCAGGCCGCGCTGCTGGAGGCCATGGCCGAAGGGCAGGTCAGCATCGACGGCCAGACCCACCGGCTGCCCGCGCCGTTCATCGTCCTGGCCACCGACAACCCGATCGAGTACGAGGGCACCTATCCGCTGCCCGAGGCGCAACTCGACCGGTTCTCGGTGCGTCTGGAACTCAGATACCTGTCCGAACCGGACGAGACGGCGATGCTGCGCCGCCGCCTGGACCGCGGCTCGGCCGAGGCCGCGGTCACCGAGGTGGTCGGCGGCCCGCGCTTCCTGGAGATGCGGGAGGCGGTCGAACAAGTCAGCGTGCACGACGATGTGCTGCGGTACGTCGTGGCGCTCGCGACCGCGACGCGACACCACCCGCAGGTCGCGGTCGGCGCCAGCCCACGCGCCGAACTCGACCTGGTGCAACTCGCGCGGGCGAGGGCGCTGTTGCTCGGGCGGGACTTCGTCATTCCCGAGGACGTCAAGACGCTTGCGGTCGCGGCGATGGCGCACCGCATCAGCCTGCGTCCCGAGATGTGGGTGCGCAGCATCCACGGCGCCGACGTCATGAACGAACTGCTGCGCCGGCTCCCGGTGCCCCGCGCAGGCAACCCGCCATGACCGGCGGTGTGGCGGTACCGCTGCGGTGGACCGCGTCACCGTTGACCAGGGCCATGGCCACCGCCGCGGCAGCCGCGATGCTGCTGGCGGTGGTCGGATTCCGTTGGCACCTGGTCATTTTCGCCGCACCACTGCTCGGCGCGCTGTGCTCGTCGTACTGGCAGCGGCCCCGCGTCACGGTCGAGGTGGCCGGTGAGCCCGGCACGGTGCGGTGCTTCGAGAACGAGACCGTCGAGGTGTCGGTGCGGGTGCGGGTGAGCGCGGGTGCCGACGCCTGCCTGAGGGCGGGCAGCGTGCAGGGACTGCGGCTCGACCCTGCCGGCGGCGCGGGGGCACAGGAGGTGGCGGTGACCGCGAGTGCGTCGCGGTGGGGCCGCTACCCGCTGCGGGCGCACCTCACGGTGACCGCACCCGGTGGACTGCTGACCGCGACCGGCACCGTCGACGCCGCCGAGCTGTATGTGTTCCCGTTGGCCGCGCCGCATCTCACGCCGATGCCGCGCGCCGAGCTGCCCGACCGGCTCGGCACGCACCTGACGCGGCACACCGGCCCCGGGGTGGAGTACGCCGACGTGCGGGCCTACGTACCGGGGGATCACCTGCGCACCGTCAACTGGCCGGTGAGCGCCAGGCGCGGCAGGTTGCACGTCACCGAGCGGCTCACCGACCGCGGTGGCGACGTCGTGGTGCTGATCGACACCCACGATCAGGCGCCCGGCCCGGCCACGCAGGCCACCGAACGCACCGCCCGCGGTGCCGCGCAGGTGGTGCAGAGCGCGCTGCGCAGCGGCGACCGCGCAGGCATCGTGGCGCTCGGTGGTCGGCAGCCGCGGTGGCTGGGGCTCGACATCGGGCGCAGGCAGTTCTACCGCGTGCTCGACGCGATCCTCGGGGCAGGCGGCGGGTTCGAGACCACCACCGGGACCCTCGCGCCGCGTGCCGCGGTTCCGCCCGGTGCGATCGTGGTCGCGTTCTCCACGCTGCTGAACACCGAGTTCGCCTTCGCGCTGATCGAACTGAGCAAGCACGGCCACACCGTGGTGGCCGTCGACGTCCTGGAGGGTGCACCGTTCGACGCCCCTGAGGGCCTCGATCCGCTGATCCCGCGGCTGTGGGCGCTGCAGCGTTCGGCCATGTACCGCGACATGAGCACGATCGGCATCGACGTCGTGCACTGGCGTCACGACATCCCGCTGCAGGATGTGATGCGGTTGATCCCGGACCGGCACCGGCGGGGTGCCCGATGACCGCGGAGGTCCGGCTGCGCGCCCAGCCCGCGCCGCTGCTGTTCTCGACGGTGTTCGGCCTGCTGATGGCTGCCGCGGTGGCCGCACCCGCCGACGGTCCGGCGCTGCTGGCGGCGGCCACCTCCGCCGCCGCGACTGCGGTGGGCCTGGCGTGGCGGCCCGCGGCCACCGGCGCGGTTCTGGCGGCCGCGACGGCGCTCGCGCTGTCGCAACCCGACGTTGTCCATGCCGCGCTGGCCGGGTTGTCGGCGGCGGTGTATCTGGCGATCCGCCACGCCGCCGGATCCGGTGTGCTCACCACCACACCCCCGATGATGTTGTGTGCCTTGGCATTCACCGCGATTGCCATGCCGGTGGGGTTATGGCCGGTGACCCTGCCGTGGCTGCCGCTCATCGCACCTGTCGCGGTGGGGGTGGCCTACCTTGCGGTGCTGCGCCCGTTCGTCGATCCGCTGCGGTGGGAGATCGCGCCCACCCGGCATTTGTGACATCCGTCACATGGTTTCGGAAGCTGTTCGCTCCCTTACAGATTGACCATTTCGCCGGCCGACCGGGGTAACTTCGCAGCCGGTAACCCGGACCGCGGGTACCGGGAAATTGAAACAGGTTCCAGAAAGGACGCGCTCATGGTCGCATTCGGTGTGTTCGTCGCCGTCGTCGCCCTGCTCGTCGCGCTCGCGGGCCGCCCGTACCGCCAGTCCTGGCACGAGCGCTTCGGCGAGATGCAGCTTTGACCAGCAGGTACCGTACCGACGTCACCGGCGTGACCGTCGGTGCGGTACGAATGGTGGGTGTCTGACCCACGCGAATCAGTCCCGAGCGACCCGACGATCCTGCTGCTGTCGACCTCGGACACCGATCTGATCACCGCCCGCGCCAGCGGGGCCGGCTACCGGTGGGCGAACCCGTCGCGCCTCGTCGACGGTGAACTGCAGGAGCTGTTGGGCGAGGCCGACATCGCCGTCGTCCGCATCCTCGGCGGCTACCGCGCCTGGCAGGACGGCATCGACACCGTCGTCGCCAGCGGTGTGCCCGCCGTCGTGGTCAGCGGTGAGCAGAGCCCCGACGCCGAACTCATGCGGCACTCCACCGCACCGCAGGGCGCCGCCCTGCAGACCCACATCTACCTCGCCCAGGGCGGGGTGGAAAACCTGCGCAACCTGCACGCCTTCCTGTCCGACACCCTGCTGATGACCGGGTTCGGTTTCGCGCCGCCCGTCGTCACCCCCAGTTGGGGCATCCTCGAACGCGCCGACGCGCCGGCCGGCGCCGACGGCGCTCCCACCGTCGCGGTGCTCTACTACCGGGCCCAACAGTTGGCCGGCAACACCGCCTACGTCGATGCGCTGTGCCAGGCGATCGAGCACGCGGGCGGCCGCCCGCTGCCGGTGTTCTGCGCCTCGCTGCGCACTGCCGAACCCGAACTGCTCGAACTGCTCAGCACCGCCGACGCCCTGATCACCACGGTGCTCGCGGCCGGCGGCGCCACCCCGGCCACGGTCGGCGCGGGCGGCAACGACGACTCCTGGAACGTCGCGCATCTGGCGGCCCTCGACATCCCGATCCTGCAGGGGCTGTGCCTGACGAGTTCGAAATCGGACTGGGCGGCCAGTGACGACGGCCTCTCACCGCTCGACGTCGCCACGCAGGTGGCCGTGCCCGAATTCGACGGGCGCATCATCACCGTGCCGTTCTCGTTCAAGGAGATCGACGAGGAGGGCCTCATCTCCTACGTCGCCGACCCCGAGCGCTGCGCCCGCGTGGCCGGCATCGCGGTCCGGCACGCCCGGCTGAAATCCATTCCGGCCGCGGACAAACGCGTGGCCCTGGTGTTCTCGGCGTACCCGACCAAACACGCACGCATCGGCAACGCCGTCGGACTGGACACCCCGGCCAGCGCGGTCGCGCTGCTGCGGGCGATGCGCGACCACGGCTACGACCTCGGCGCCGACGACGACATCCCCGGCGTCGCCTCCGGCGATGGGGACGGGCTGATCCACGCCCTGATCGAACGCGGCGGGCAGGACGCCGAGTGGCTGACCGAGGAACAGTTGGCGCGCAACCCGATCCGCGTGCCCGCCAAGGACTATCGCGAGTGGTTCGCGACCCTGCCCGCCGAACTGGCCGACGCGGTCGTCGAACACTGGGGCCCGCCGCCCGGTGAGCTGTTCGTGGATCGCAGCCGCGACCCGGACGGCGAGATCGTCATCGCCGCGCTGCGGGCGGGCAATTTGGTGATCATGGTGCAGCCGCCCCGCGGGTTCGGTGAGAACCCGGTGGCCATCTACCACGACCCGGATCTGCCGCCCAGCCACCACTATCTGGCCGCCTACCGGTGGCTCGACTGCGCGTTCCCCGGTTCCTTCCGCGCCGACGCCGTCATCCACCTGGGCAAGCACGGCAACCTGGAATGGCTGCCCGGCAAGACACTCGGCATGTCCGCGGCCTGCGGCACCGACGCCGCCCTCGGCGACCTGCCGCTGATCTATCCGTTCCTGGTCAACGACCCGGGGGAGGGCACGCAGGCCAAACGCCGCGCCCACGCCACCCTGGTCGACCATCTCATCCCACCGATGGCGCGCGCCGAAACTTACGGCGACATCGCCAAACTCGAACAACTGCTCGACGAGCACGCCAACGTCTCGGCTCTCGATCCCGGCAAGCTGCCCGCGATCCGCCAGCAGATCTGGACGCTCATGCGCGCGGCGAAGATGGACCACGACCTCGGCCTGCAGGACCGTCCCGACGAGGACTCGTTCGACGACATGCTGCTGCACGTCGACGGCTGGCTGTGCGAGATCAAGGACGTGCAGATCCGCGACGGCCTGCATGTTCTCGGCCAGAAACCAACGGGGGCAAGCGAACTCGACCTGGTACTGGCGATCCTGCGGGCCCGCCAGCTGTTCGGCGGCGAGCAGACGGTGCCGGGCCTGCGGCAGGCGCTCGGGCTCGTCGAGGACGGCAGCGACGACCGTGCCGCGGTCGACGCGGCCGAAGCCGGGGCCCGTGAACTCGTCGCGGCCCTGCAGGAATCCGGTTGGGACCCCGCGGCTGTCGACACGCTCACCGACAACACCGACGTCGCGCGCGTCCTGAAATTCGCCGCCACCGAGGTGGTGCCGCGACTCGCGGGCACCGAATGCGAGATCGCCCAGGTGCTGCGCGCCCTCGACGGCGGTTTCATCCCGTCCGGCCCCTCCGGTTCGCCGCTGCGCGGCCTGGTCAACGTGCTGCCGACCGGGCGCAACTTCTACTCGGTGGACCCCAAGGCCGTGCCGTCGCGGCTGGCCTGGGAAACCGGTGTGGCCATGGCGGATTCGCTGCTGGCGCGCTACCGCGACGACTACGGGCAGTGGCCCCGGTCGGTGGGGCTGTCGGTGTGGGGGACCTCGGCCATGCGCACCGCGGGCGACGACATCGCCGAGGTGCTCGCGCTGCTCGGTGTCCGGCCGGTGTGGGACGACGCGTCGCGGCGCGTGGTCAACCTCGAACCCGTCGACCTCGCCGAACTCGATCGCCCCCGCATCGACGTCACCGTGCGCATCTCCGGGTTCTTCCGCGACGCGTTCCCGCACGTGGTGACGATGCTCGACGACGCGGTCGCGCTCGTGGCCGGACTCGACGAACCCGCCGAGGACAACTACGTCCGCGCCCACGCGCAGGCCGACCTGGCCGCGCACGGCGACCAACGCCGCGCCACCACACGGATCTTCGGGTCCAAGCCGGGCACCTACGGGGCCGGTCTGCTGCAGCTGATCGACAGCCGCAACTGGCGCGACGACGCCGACCTGGCGCAGGTATACACCGCGTGGGGCGGATTCGCCTACGGGCGCGGACTCGACGGCGCCCCCGCCGCCGAGGACATGAACCGGGCCTACCGGCGAATCGCGGTGGCGGCCAAGAACACCGACACCCGCGAACACGACATCGCCGACTCCGACGACTACTTCCAGTACCACGGCGGCATGGTCGCCACGGTGCGGGCGCTGACCGGCAAGGCGCCCGCGGCCTACATCGGCGACAACACCCGGCCCGACGCGGTCCGCACCCGCACCCTCTCGGAGGAGACCAACCGGGTGTTCCGGGCACGCGTGGTCAACCCGCGCTGGATCAACGCCATGCGCCGCCACGGCTACAAGGGCGCCTTCGAGATGGCCGCCACGGTCGATTACCTGTTCGGCTACGACGCCACCGCGCACGTGATGGCCGACTGGATGTACGAGCGGCTGGCCGGCGAATACGTCCTCGACGACGAGAACCGCAAGTTCATGAACGAGTCCAACCCGTGGGCGCTGCACGGCATGGCCGAACGCCTGCTGGAGGCCGCGAGCCGGGGCATGTGGGCCGAACCGGATAAGGCGACGCTCGACGGACTGCGCCAGGTGCTGCTGGAAACCGAAGGGGAACTGGAGGGCTGACCCGCAGGCGTTGAGCTAGTTTCGAGTCGTGGCCATCACGTTCGCAGACGTCGCCAAGTCCAAGTACATCCTGCTGACCACGTTCACCAAGGACGGCAGGCCCAAACCCACCCCGATCTGGGCGGCCCCGCAAGGGGACCGGCTGGTGGTGATCACCCAGGCGCATTCGTGGAAGGTCAAGCGGATCCGCAACACGCCGCGGGTCACCGTCGCGGCCTGTGACGTCCGCGGCAACCCGAAGAGCGAACCGGTCGAGGCGTACGCCGACATCCTCGACAAGTCGCGCACCGGTGAGGTCTACGACGCCATCGGCAAGCGGTACGGGCTGGTGGGCAGGGTGTTCAACCTGTTCAGCAAGTTGCGGCGGGGAATGGAACGCAACATCGGGCTGGAACTGCGGGCCTCGGATGCACCGGCGACACCCGCGTGAGGTCTTCGGAACCTCACGGGCCCGCCGCTCGTTGACCCAACATGGCTAAGCGACTGTTCCTGGTCTACGCCCTCGTCGAGATGGCGGTGATGGTGGCCCTGGTGGCGACCATCGGTTTCGGCTGGACGGTGCTGCTGCTCCTGGCGTCGTTCGTCGTCGGGTTGGTGCTCGCCGGATCCCAGGCACGTCGCCAGCTCCGCAAGCTCAGCGGCGGCCTGACCGCGGCGACCGCGCAGGGCGCGGTCACCGACGGTCTGCTCGTCGCGCTCGGCACCGTCCTGGTCGTCGTTCCGGGTCTGGCCAGTTCGGTGCTCGGCGGCCTGTTGCTGCTGCCGCCGACACGGGCCGCCGCGCGGCCGGTGTTGACCGCGATGGCCGCCAAGCGCGTGCCGCTCATCACAACCGCATCGGGTTACCAGTGGACCGCGGGATACCGCGGCGGGCATGGGGACTACATTGACGGCGAAGTCATCGACGTCACCGACAGCGCGGACGCGGCCGGTGGGGTCGAACCAAACCGCCTTCCCCCCAAGGCCTGACCGACACCCGAGCCGAAGACCCCTTGACGACACTTCTGATCAACGGGCGGATCCACAGCCCCGCACAACCCGACGCGACCGCCATGGCGGTCCGCGACGGTGTGATCGCCTGGCTCGGCAGCGACGACGTCGGCCGCACGCTGCACCCGGACGCGCGCGTCGTCGACCTCGAAGGTGGTTTCGTCGCACCGGCGTTCGTCGACAGCCACGTCCACGTCACCGCCACCGGACTGAACCTCAACGGCCTGGATCTGCGCGCGGCCACCTCGCTGCGGCACTGTCTGCAACTCCTCGCCGATCACGCGCAGGTCCACCGCGACGGCCCGGTGTGGGGGCACGGCTGGGACGAATCCGGTTGGCCGGAACGCACCCCGCCGAGCACCGACGACCTCGACGCCGTGCTGGGCGACCGACCCGCCTATCTGGCCCGGAT
This region of Mycolicibacterium goodii genomic DNA includes:
- a CDS encoding AAA family ATPase: MATAATARSVLDEIEKAVVGKRDALTLILTTLLARGHVLIEDLPGLGKTLIARSFAAALGLKFTRVQFTPDLLPADLLGSTVYDMQSGRFEFRPGPIFTNLLLADEINRTPPKTQAALLEAMAEGQVSIDGQTHRLPAPFIVLATDNPIEYEGTYPLPEAQLDRFSVRLELRYLSEPDETAMLRRRLDRGSAEAAVTEVVGGPRFLEMREAVEQVSVHDDVLRYVVALATATRHHPQVAVGASPRAELDLVQLARARALLLGRDFVIPEDVKTLAVAAMAHRISLRPEMWVRSIHGADVMNELLRRLPVPRAGNPP
- a CDS encoding DUF58 domain-containing protein, giving the protein MTGGVAVPLRWTASPLTRAMATAAAAAMLLAVVGFRWHLVIFAAPLLGALCSSYWQRPRVTVEVAGEPGTVRCFENETVEVSVRVRVSAGADACLRAGSVQGLRLDPAGGAGAQEVAVTASASRWGRYPLRAHLTVTAPGGLLTATGTVDAAELYVFPLAAPHLTPMPRAELPDRLGTHLTRHTGPGVEYADVRAYVPGDHLRTVNWPVSARRGRLHVTERLTDRGGDVVVLIDTHDQAPGPATQATERTARGAAQVVQSALRSGDRAGIVALGGRQPRWLGLDIGRRQFYRVLDAILGAGGGFETTTGTLAPRAAVPPGAIVVAFSTLLNTEFAFALIELSKHGHTVVAVDVLEGAPFDAPEGLDPLIPRLWALQRSAMYRDMSTIGIDVVHWRHDIPLQDVMRLIPDRHRRGAR
- the cobN gene encoding cobaltochelatase subunit CobN, with product MSDPRESVPSDPTILLLSTSDTDLITARASGAGYRWANPSRLVDGELQELLGEADIAVVRILGGYRAWQDGIDTVVASGVPAVVVSGEQSPDAELMRHSTAPQGAALQTHIYLAQGGVENLRNLHAFLSDTLLMTGFGFAPPVVTPSWGILERADAPAGADGAPTVAVLYYRAQQLAGNTAYVDALCQAIEHAGGRPLPVFCASLRTAEPELLELLSTADALITTVLAAGGATPATVGAGGNDDSWNVAHLAALDIPILQGLCLTSSKSDWAASDDGLSPLDVATQVAVPEFDGRIITVPFSFKEIDEEGLISYVADPERCARVAGIAVRHARLKSIPAADKRVALVFSAYPTKHARIGNAVGLDTPASAVALLRAMRDHGYDLGADDDIPGVASGDGDGLIHALIERGGQDAEWLTEEQLARNPIRVPAKDYREWFATLPAELADAVVEHWGPPPGELFVDRSRDPDGEIVIAALRAGNLVIMVQPPRGFGENPVAIYHDPDLPPSHHYLAAYRWLDCAFPGSFRADAVIHLGKHGNLEWLPGKTLGMSAACGTDAALGDLPLIYPFLVNDPGEGTQAKRRAHATLVDHLIPPMARAETYGDIAKLEQLLDEHANVSALDPGKLPAIRQQIWTLMRAAKMDHDLGLQDRPDEDSFDDMLLHVDGWLCEIKDVQIRDGLHVLGQKPTGASELDLVLAILRARQLFGGEQTVPGLRQALGLVEDGSDDRAAVDAAEAGARELVAALQESGWDPAAVDTLTDNTDVARVLKFAATEVVPRLAGTECEIAQVLRALDGGFIPSGPSGSPLRGLVNVLPTGRNFYSVDPKAVPSRLAWETGVAMADSLLARYRDDYGQWPRSVGLSVWGTSAMRTAGDDIAEVLALLGVRPVWDDASRRVVNLEPVDLAELDRPRIDVTVRISGFFRDAFPHVVTMLDDAVALVAGLDEPAEDNYVRAHAQADLAAHGDQRRATTRIFGSKPGTYGAGLLQLIDSRNWRDDADLAQVYTAWGGFAYGRGLDGAPAAEDMNRAYRRIAVAAKNTDTREHDIADSDDYFQYHGGMVATVRALTGKAPAAYIGDNTRPDAVRTRTLSEETNRVFRARVVNPRWINAMRRHGYKGAFEMAATVDYLFGYDATAHVMADWMYERLAGEYVLDDENRKFMNESNPWALHGMAERLLEAASRGMWAEPDKATLDGLRQVLLETEGELEG
- a CDS encoding PPOX class F420-dependent oxidoreductase; protein product: MAITFADVAKSKYILLTTFTKDGRPKPTPIWAAPQGDRLVVITQAHSWKVKRIRNTPRVTVAACDVRGNPKSEPVEAYADILDKSRTGEVYDAIGKRYGLVGRVFNLFSKLRRGMERNIGLELRASDAPATPA
- a CDS encoding FxsA family protein — translated: MAKRLFLVYALVEMAVMVALVATIGFGWTVLLLLASFVVGLVLAGSQARRQLRKLSGGLTAATAQGAVTDGLLVALGTVLVVVPGLASSVLGGLLLLPPTRAAARPVLTAMAAKRVPLITTASGYQWTAGYRGGHGDYIDGEVIDVTDSADAAGGVEPNRLPPKA